One Sulfitobacter sp. M39 genomic window, CGCACGGCTTCCAGCTTGCCCAGTTCTTCAGCGACAGTCATGCGCGTCTTTTCCAGGTTGCCAGGGCTGCGGATGCAGGGCGTGATGGCTACGTGGCGCTGCGCCAGCATGTTTTCAAGGGTGTACTCCCCCACGGCGTCATAAATCTTTTCGCGCAACACCGCCGGGTCGTGATGCACATGGCGCAACATCAAATCGCGAATACGCCCGTGATCAGGGTCCTGACAGCGCATCGCGGCAAGCCCGTTCTCGAACTCCTCCACCAGCTGCGGACAGCCCAGCAGGGCCATCAGAATCACCGCCTCGCGCAGATGCTCGGTCGCCCCTAGCCCGGCTGCGGTCACCAGAATAGAGGATTTCGCACTCGGGGACGGCCCCTGCGGCGCGGGGGTCCATTTGCCCCCAGCGGAGGCGCGCGCGACGGGGCTAAATTCTTTCTTAGGCTTATGCGGTCGGAATAGCTGCCAGCGCAGATCCTTGATTTCCTGACCATAATGGCTGCGGATCGACGGGTCTTTGATCATCATGATCTTTTCGCGTAGCGCCTTGTCCAACCCTGCCTTACGCTCGGGGCTGTCGAAAACGCGGCCGTCGGTCTCGCGCTGCCACAGCAGACGCACCATTGGCATCGCGTTATCCAGTAACTTTTGCAACGCTGGTGCCCCGTGGGCGCGGAGCAGATCATCCGGATCCTGCCCGTCAGGCATCACGGCAAAACGCAAGGATTGCCCCGCCTCTAGCAGCGGCAGCGCCAGATCGATCAAGCGCATTGCCGCACGTTGCCCTGCCGCATCCCCGTCCAGCGTGATGATCGGCTCGGGCGAGATGCGCCACAACATCTGCAGCTGGCTCTCGGTGATCGCCGTGCCCAAAGGGGCCACCGCCGCACCAAAACCGGCCTGCACCAATGCGATCACATCCATATAGCCTTCGGCCACGATCAACGGCTTGCCTTGCCCTGCGGCTGTCCGCGCATCGCGCACATTGTAGAGGCTGCGGCCTTTGTCAAAAAGCTCCGTCTCGGGGGAGTTCAGATACTTGGCGTTGTCATTCGGGTCCATTGCCCGCCCGCCAAAGGCAATCGCACGCCCCCGCGCATCCCGGATCGGATACATGATCCGGCCCCGGAATGTATCATAAGGCCGCCCGCCCTTGGACGAAGGCTTGGCCAGCCCCGCCCCAAGGATCAACGCATCCTCGACATTCTTGGCCTTTAGGTGATCCCAAAGCCCTTGCCACTGGTCCGGCGCGAACCCGATTTCCCATTGCTCCAAAGCCTGCGGCGTCAGCCCGCGCCCGGCAAGATAGTCGCGCGCGGCCCCTGCCGCAGCGGTGCGCAGCTGCAGCCGGAAGTACTGCACCGCCAGCTCCATCACCTCGGCCAGTTGCGTGCGCTTATCCGCCTTCTCCTGCGCGCGCGGGTCTTGTTTGGGCATGGGCATCCCCGCCTCACGCGCCAGTATCTCTACCGCTTCCATAAAGCTGACATTCTCGGTCTCGCGCACGAAAGAGATCGCGTCCCCCTTGGCGTGACACCCGAAACAATAGTAGAATCCCTTGCGGTCATCGACGTGGAAGCTGGCGGATTTTTCCTGATGGAACGGGCACGGAGCCCACATATCGCCCTTGCCTTGATTGGACTTGCGCGGATCCCACATCACTTTGCGCCCCACCACCTGTGACAGGCTGGCACGGCTGCGCAGTTCATCCAAAAATCCAGGGGGCAGGCTCATACTGTTATATATTGGGTCGGCAGGGCCAAAGTCCAGCACCCAAAGCCTGTGCGGCGGGCTTCATTTTGCCAGATAAACTCCGGTGGGATCGTCCGTCAGGGCGATGGGGGCTGGTCCCCGTCTTACCGCCCCGACAGGGATTACGGCGCGATCAAACGACGCGCGCGGGCGTCACTGGCTCAAACACATCTCGTTCCAAGCGGCAGAGAGATCGTTGCTTTTGACCTCGCGCATTTTCATCTCGTAAACCCAAGGGGCGACGAGCGGGACAACCGCGTCATAGCGATCGGGCCATTCGGGGTTCTTGGAGGCAACGTGATCCGGCACGTCACGCTCTTTCACGCGGTCGATCCGCGCTTGCCGGACCGCCTGCACGACATCAGCCTGATACTGGCAATCGGTTTCAGCGCTGGTGGCGGCGAAGACAGGCGCGCTGGACGTCGCCAGTGCTGCGGCAATCATGAGTTTACCAAATTTCATCGTCACATCTCCTAAATGTTTCTTTGCAAGCCCGCCGCAATTCCACTGCCTACGCCGTTTAAAGGCTGCAGCGGACACGAGAGCGGATGCTCATTGCGCAGGAACCTAGCCAGCCCCCGTTGGAATACAAGTGATAGGGCGGTTTTCCGCAGTACGCGCCTGTGTGGTTTGGCGCGTCTTTGCCGAAAGCCGCTATCACAGCGGCTTTCGGGGAACTTTTCAGGGGCGCAGCATAGGGCCCGCGCGGGGTTAAAGTCCCTTTGCGCGGTAGCTA contains:
- the dnaG gene encoding DNA primase, producing the protein MSLPPGFLDELRSRASLSQVVGRKVMWDPRKSNQGKGDMWAPCPFHQEKSASFHVDDRKGFYYCFGCHAKGDAISFVRETENVSFMEAVEILAREAGMPMPKQDPRAQEKADKRTQLAEVMELAVQYFRLQLRTAAAGAARDYLAGRGLTPQALEQWEIGFAPDQWQGLWDHLKAKNVEDALILGAGLAKPSSKGGRPYDTFRGRIMYPIRDARGRAIAFGGRAMDPNDNAKYLNSPETELFDKGRSLYNVRDARTAAGQGKPLIVAEGYMDVIALVQAGFGAAVAPLGTAITESQLQMLWRISPEPIITLDGDAAGQRAAMRLIDLALPLLEAGQSLRFAVMPDGQDPDDLLRAHGAPALQKLLDNAMPMVRLLWQRETDGRVFDSPERKAGLDKALREKIMMIKDPSIRSHYGQEIKDLRWQLFRPHKPKKEFSPVARASAGGKWTPAPQGPSPSAKSSILVTAAGLGATEHLREAVILMALLGCPQLVEEFENGLAAMRCQDPDHGRIRDLMLRHVHHDPAVLREKIYDAVGEYTLENMLAQRHVAITPCIRSPGNLEKTRMTVAEELGKLEAVRGLDEEIADAVEDLTGTADEGLTWRLGEAARNADRAQRSGQEDTAEYDIAENGAHISRDERSAFDALLGSILKGDAKDKK